CATTGAATTTATCAATTTGGTCAGTATCTTTTGACCTGTTTGCTACTACTCCGCCTAATCTGACCTTATAATTTTTTGCTTTTGCTTTAATTGCAGACACTATTCTATTCATGGCGAATATTGAATCGAAGTCATTAGCCGTAACTATTAGGCAGTAATTTGCATGTTGCAATGGAGCTGCAAAGCCCCCGCAAACGACGTCTCCTAGGACATCAAAAATAACAACGTCAGTATCCTCTAATAAGTGATGTTCTTTTAGAAGCTTAACTGTCTGACCAGTAACATATCCCCCGCATCCTGTGCCAGCAGGCGGGCCTCCACTTTCTACGCACATTACGCCGTTAAAACCTTCAAACATGAAATCGTTAGGTCTCAATTCTTCGCTATGAAAATCTACCTCTTCGAGAATATCGATTACTGTAGGAACCATTTTGTGCGTCAAAGTGAAAGTGCTATCGTGTTTCGGATCACATCCAATTTGTAGTACCTTTTTCCCTAATTTTGAAAATGCTGCAGAAAGGTTTGATGATGTAGTCGATTTTCCGATACCACCCTTGCCGTATACGGCAATAACTAAAGCCCCTTCTTCAATATTTATTTTTGGATCTTGCTTTACTTGAACACTCCCTTCCCCATCAAGAGGTTTATTTATAGTACTTGTCATTTAAAGCTGTAATTTACACGTTAATACTTATATTCTTGCAGGTATATGCCTCCTAGAATGTATTTCTCAACAAATAGTTATTTATTAAGATTAAAGATGCAAGATATATGTTTATAACTAGATATTCTAGAATTTTTTATTTACTCTATGAGTGAAAATACTCATGCCTAAATAATATTTTATTTGTAATAATTAAGCGAAAAATGCTTTTGCGTCATAGAGGGTCTCATCATTAATTTCAGGAAGACCTTTTGAGAGAGCATATTTCTCTGTATTTGATTTAACTTTCCCTCTCACAAAAAATGGTACTTTTGTAAGTTCTGCTTTTCCAGATTCTGTCCATAGAATACTTTTTTCTTTTTGAATACTTATATTACTTTGCTCGTCTTTAGTTTCTTTATTCTCAGGAGCATTTGTCGCAGTATGTCCTAGATGACTTTGATGACCGTCAACAAACTCAAAATCATGTTTGAACATATCAATTAGATGCTCTTCTAATCCCATCATTAGAGGATGAACCCAGTCGTCAAAAATCACATTTGCTCCTTCCCATCCCATTTGAGGACTATATCTAGCGGGAACATCCTGGACATGCATTGGGGTACTTATCACTGAGCATGGAATACCAAGTCTTTTTGCGCTATGCCTTTCCATTTGAGTCCCTAAAACTAATTCAGGGGATGCTTTTTTCATTGCATCTTCAACTTCTAGGTAGCTATTAGTTATTAGTGCTTCTATATTTAAATTCTTAGCTGCAGCTCTTACTTGTCTCGCCATTTCTCTGCTGTAGGTTCCTAGACCTACGACTTCAAAGCCTAATTCATCTTTGGCAATTTTGGCCGCTGCGATAGCATGAGTACCGTCACCAAATATAAAAACCCTTTTCCCCGTCAAATAATTAGAATCAACTGACTTTGAATACCATGGAAGTTTTGACTTGTGCTCTAGTTCCCCTTTATTCGTTAAAGGTAGGTCAAGCTTTTCATGAACTTCATG
The window above is part of the Prochlorococcus marinus CUG1415 genome. Proteins encoded here:
- the bchL gene encoding ferredoxin:protochlorophyllide reductase (ATP-dependent) iron-sulfur ATP-binding protein, with the protein product MTSTINKPLDGEGSVQVKQDPKINIEEGALVIAVYGKGGIGKSTTSSNLSAAFSKLGKKVLQIGCDPKHDSTFTLTHKMVPTVIDILEEVDFHSEELRPNDFMFEGFNGVMCVESGGPPAGTGCGGYVTGQTVKLLKEHHLLEDTDVVIFDVLGDVVCGGFAAPLQHANYCLIVTANDFDSIFAMNRIVSAIKAKAKNYKVRLGGVVANRSKDTDQIDKFNERTGLKTMAHFKDVDAIRRSRLKKCTIFEMEPTEDVIEVQNEYLSLAKNMLENVEPLEGNPLKDREIFDLLGFD
- a CDS encoding ferredoxin:protochlorophyllide reductase (ATP-dependent) subunit B; its protein translation is MELTLWTYEGPPHVGAMRVASSMKDIHYVLHAPQGDTYADLLFTMIERRGQRPPVTYTTFQARDLGGDTAELVKRNITEAVERFKPKTLLVGESCTAELIQDQPGALAKGMGFDIPIVNLELPAYSKKENWGASETFYQIIRTLLKDKVNEIDKINPQRWKLLGRRPKVNILGPTLLGFRCRDDVIEIQRILSEQGIDTNVIAPLCSSPEDIERLTDADINVCLYHEIAEISCEWLKRNCGMEYTTTIPIGIKNTINFIHEVHEKLDLPLTNKGELEHKSKLPWYSKSVDSNYLTGKRVFIFGDGTHAIAAAKIAKDELGFEVVGLGTYSREMARQVRAAAKNLNIEALITNSYLEVEDAMKKASPELVLGTQMERHSAKRLGIPCSVISTPMHVQDVPARYSPQMGWEGANVIFDDWVHPLMMGLEEHLIDMFKHDFEFVDGHQSHLGHTATNAPENKETKDEQSNISIQKEKSILWTESGKAELTKVPFFVRGKVKSNTEKYALSKGLPEINDETLYDAKAFFA